The nucleotide sequence GGCGTAGGAGAGCAGCATGCCGGCGGTCACCGAAAAGAGGGCAAAAAGAACCGAGAGTCCGACCGTAACAGAGAAACCCTGGCGGAAACGCAGGGCCGCGACGGTGGGGATGACCATCAAAGCACCGATCAGCAGGGTCCCGACGATGCGGATGGAGAGCGCAATGATCACCGCGACGATACTGACCAGCATAAAATTCAGCAGCGTCACCGGGATGCCGCCCGTTTTGGCGACCTCCTCATCGAAAGCGATGAAGTAGAGCTCTTTATAGAAGTAGCCCAGCAGTGCCAGCGCCGGGATCCCCACGGCAAAGATCGTCCAGACCTCTTCCCGCGAGACGGAGAGGATGGAACCGAAGAGGTAGCTGAAGAGCGAACTGTTGAACGCCCCCGCCAGGGAGACGATGATGACGGCCAGGGCAAGCGAACCCGATAAGAAGATCGCCAGGACGGCATCGGAATAGAGGTGAAAGAAACTGCGCAGGTACTCGATGGTCCATGCACTGAGCAGTGCCGCCGCCACCGCCATCCAGACCGGGTTCGTCTCGGTCAGGATCCCGACAGCGACCCCGACCAGGGCCGAATGCGCCAGGGTCTCCGTCAGCAGCGCGTAGCGGCGCAGGACGACGAAGGCCCCGCTGATAGAGGCCA is from Sulfurimonas sp. HSL-1656 and encodes:
- a CDS encoding metal ABC transporter permease, producing the protein MLELFQYQFMVNAFLAGIMIALLASISGAFVVLRRYALLTETLAHSALVGVAVGILTETNPVWMAVAAALLSAWTIEYLRSFFHLYSDAVLAIFLSGSLALAVIIVSLAGAFNSSLFSYLFGSILSVSREEVWTIFAVGIPALALLGYFYKELYFIAFDEEVAKTGGIPVTLLNFMLVSIVAVIIALSIRIVGTLLIGALMVIPTVAALRFRQGFSVTVGLSVLFALFSVTAGMLLSYAFALPSGATIVMCVLLIFVISLLINRR